A window of the Hordeum vulgare subsp. vulgare chromosome 5H, MorexV3_pseudomolecules_assembly, whole genome shotgun sequence genome harbors these coding sequences:
- the LOC123397211 gene encoding blue copper protein 1a-like, whose protein sequence is MASKQMLVTVVAVAALAVAFLPGLAVATEHMVGDDKGWTLNFNYTAWAETQQFVVGDTLVFKYNIGAHNVVEVGGPDFLTCTQSANAIVWNSGEDRVTLDKAGRRWFFCGVGQHCQNGMKLKITVFETAAPTPQPALSG, encoded by the exons ATGGCTTCCAAGCAGATGCTCGTAACCGTGGTGGCCGTGGCCGCCCTCGCCGTAGCCTTCCTCCCGGGGCTCGCCGTCGCGACGGAGCACATGGTCGGCGACGACAAGGGCTGGACCCTCAACTTCAACTACACGGCTTGGGCCGAGACCCAGCAGTTCGTCGTCGGCGACACGCTAG TGTTCAAGTACAACATCGGCGCCCACAATGTGGTGGAGGTGGGCGGGCCGGACTTCCTCACGTGCACCCAGTCGGCCAACGCCATCGTCTGGAACTCCGGCGAGGACCGGGTCACGCTCGACAAGGCCGGACGCCGGTGGTTCTTCTGCGGCGTCGGCCAGCACTGCCAGAACGGCATGAAGCTCAAGATCACCGTCTTTGAGACCGCGGCGCCGACTCCCCAGCCGGCCCTCTCCGGATAA